From a single Vitis vinifera cultivar Pinot Noir 40024 chromosome 18, ASM3070453v1 genomic region:
- the LOC100266134 gene encoding probable jasmonic acid carboxyl methyltransferase 2, with protein MEVMQVLHMNKGAGETSYATNSTVQSNIISTAKPVTEEAILDIFNNVLPESVGIADLGCSSGPNTLLVVSEILDVIYAKWQQLGRPCSPEFRVYLNDLIGNDFNNVFGSLPAFYNKLKEEKGSEFGPCFISGVPGSFYGRVFPSKSLHFVHSSSSLHWLSQVPPGLESKDGRGSWNKGKIYISKTSPDCVLEAYSSQFQKDWSVFLKSRAEEIVGGGRMVLSFMGRRSTDPRSKESCYQWELLARALMSMVSEGLIEEKKVDSFDAPYYAPSPEEVKFGIYKEGSFILDRLEMFEIDWDGGDGDNYDATPTSSTLSNGARVAKTIRVVVESMLASHFGGDVMDGLFQRYGEMVGDHLAKTRTKYINLVISLVRKV; from the exons ATGGAAGTGATGCAAGTACTCCATATGAACAAAGGGGCTGGGGAGACAAGTTACGCAACCAACTCCACAGTTCAG aGCAACATTATATCCACAGCGAAACCAGTGACGGAGGAAGCTATACTAGATATATTCAACAATGTCTTGCCTGAGAGCGTAGGCATTGCGGATTTGGGTTGCTCATCTGGACCCAACACCTTGTTGGTGGTGTCAGAGATACTGGACGTGATATATGCCAAATGGCAGCAGCTGGGTCGTCCTTGTTCGCCTGAGTTTAGGGTGTACTTGAATGATCTTATCGGCAATGACTTCAACAATGTGTTTGGCTCACTCCCTGCATTTTACAACAAACTCAAGGAAGAGAAAGGCTCCGAGTTTGGGCCATGTTTTATATCGGGTGTGCCTGGTTCATTTTACGGGAGGGTGTTCCCAAGCAAGAGTCTCCACTTCGTGCACTCTTCTTCCAGTCTCCACTGGCTCTCTCAG GTTCCACCGGGTCTAGAGAGCAAGGATGGGAGAGGGAGCTGGAACAAGGGAAAAATTTACATATCAAAGACGAGTCCAGATTGCGTTTTGGAGGCATACTCATCGCAGTTCCAGAAGGACTGGTCAGTGTTTCTCAAGTCACGTGCAGAAGAAATAGTGGGGGGAGGACGCATGGTGTTGTCCTTCATGGGCAGGAGATCCACAGACCCTCGTTCAAAAGAGAGTTGCTACCAGTGGGAGCTCTTAGCCCGAGCACTCATGAGCATGGTTTCGGAG GGTCTAATCGAAGAGAAAAAGGTTGATTCATTCGATGCTCCATACTATGCACCAAGTCCGGAAGAAGTGAAATTTGGAATATACAAAGAGGGGTCATTCATCTTAGATCGGCTGGAAATGTTTGAAATAGATTGGGATGGAGGTGATGGTGATAATTATGATGCAACTCCCACGTCCTCAACGCTATCAAATGGAGCACGAGTGGCTAAGACAATTAGAGTTGTGGTTGAGTCCATGCTAGCAAGCCATTTTGGAGGAGATGTAATGGATGGTTTATTTCAAAGGTACGGTGAGATGGTGGGCGATCACTTGGCAAAGACAAGGActaagtatattaatttggtCATCTCCCTTGTAAGAAAAGTTTAA
- the LOC100243814 gene encoding inositol-pentakisphosphate 2-kinase: MEMEVALHKNDAPHWVYRGEGAVNLVLAYNGSSPLFVGKVLRIQKASRKVAPGSEQWLNGHERLIWKDNPDILSSPSKEIAQQMFVQNVMAPRLGSQHIDAGIRVLVSREFLESVEKNVLCQRPAWRIEAAKVNTNCDYALLLSDHSVFPHSFVKGEPCISVEIKPKCGFLPFSRFIAEGNAIKKRVTRFRMHQILKLHQQEIAQISEYEPLDLFSGSKEKMHKAVKALFTTPQNNFRVFLNGSLIYGGLGGGTDSTSFMVGEAFEDVLKCVIQAEVGMRVESFLHLVSETVSKSGVLDRLLEVQKLDTFDIEGAIHAYYDIVSEPCTVCRDLGEDIASHRYTSLHSIPSDESLKIVRDYLIAATAKDCSLMISFAPRKDGNSASPYSNVYLASTDQSFDYKAYFIDLDMKPLKKMQYYYELDQKIVSCYTQMMKTKHQPEKAASSGAYETTS; the protein is encoded by the exons ATGGAGATGGAGGTGGCCCTACACAAAAATGACGCTCCCCACTGGGTTTACAGGGGAGAAGGCGCTGTCAATCTTGTTCTTGCTTACAACGGATCCTCTCCTCTATTC GTGGGGAAAGTGCTACGCATACAGAAGGCTTCCAGGAAGGTAGCCCCAGGTTCAGAACAATGGCTGAATGGCCACGAACGCCTTATCTGGAAAGACAATCCTGATATTTTATCATCCCCTTCGAAGGAAATTGCACAGCAGATGTTTGTGCAGAATGTAATGGCCCCCCGGTTAGGTTCCCAACACATTGATGCGGGG ATTCGTGTTCTTGTGTCCAGGGAATTCCTGGAATCAGTTGAAAAGAATGTGCTCTGTCAACGTCCTGCTTGGCGAATTGAGGCTGCCAAGGTTAATACCAACTGTGATTATGCACTTCTTTTATCTGATCATTCGGTTTTTCCCCATA GTTTTGTTAAAGGTGAACCATGCATATCTGTTGAGATAAAG CCCAAATGTggatttcttccattttcaagATTCATAGCTGAAGGAAATGCTATTAAAAAGAGAGTAACCCGGTTTAGGATGCACCAAATCCTGAAGTTGCATCAACAAGAG ATAGCACAAATTAGTGAATATGAGCCATTGGATCTATTCTCTGGATCCAAGGAGAAAATGCATAAAGCTGTCAAGGCTCTCTTTACCACCCCTCAGAACAATTTTCGAGTATTCTTAAATGGTTCTCTCATATATGGGGGCTTGGGTGGTGGGACAGATAGTACTAGCTTTATGGTTGGTGAAGCATTTGAAGATGTACTCAAGTGTGTAATTCAAGCTGAGGTTGGCATGCGTGTGGAAAGTTTTTTACATCTTGTTTCTGAGACAGTCTCTAAATCAGGAGTGTTGGATCGGCTTCTTGAAGTACAGAAGCTTGATACGTTTGACATAGAAGGGGCAATCCATGCATATTATGACATTGTTTCTGAGCCTTGCACTGTCTGTAGAGATTTGGGCGAGGACATAGCTTCACATAGATATACTTCTCTGCATTCCATTCCTTCAGATGAAAGTTTGAAGATTGTTAGAGACTATTTGATTGCTGCAACTGCAAAGGACTGTAGTTTGATGATCAGTTTTGCCCCAAGAAAAGATGGGAATTCAGCTTCTCCATATAGTAATGTATATCTAGCATCAACTGATCAAAGTTTTGATTACAAG GCATATTTCATTGACCTGGATATGAAACCCTTGAAGAAGATGCAATACTATTATGAACTAGACCAGAAAATAGTGAGCTGCTATACTCAGATGATGAAAACGAAGCATCAACCAGAAAAAGCTGCAAGCAGTGGGGCTTATGAAACTACAAGTTAG